From Primulina tabacum isolate GXHZ01 chromosome 2, ASM2559414v2, whole genome shotgun sequence, one genomic window encodes:
- the LOC142531936 gene encoding fructose-bisphosphate aldolase 5, cytosolic yields MSAFVGKYADELIKNAKYIATPGKGILAADESTGTIGKRLSSINVENIESNRQALRELLFTAPSALQYLSGVILFEETLYQKTSDGKPFVDVLQENGVLPGIKVDKGTVDLAGTNGETTTQGFDSLGIRCQQFYKAGARFAKWRAVLKIGVTEPSELSIQQNAQGLARYAIICQENGLVPIVEPEVLTDGSHDIQKCAAVTETVLAAVYKALNEQHVLLEGTLLKPNMVTPGSNSPKVTPEVIADYTVTALRRTVPPAVPGIVFLSGGQSEEEATLNLNAMNKLDHVLKPWTLSFSFGRALQQSTLKIWSGKKENVEKAQAAFLERCKANSEATLGKYGGGSGDSLASESLYEKGYKY; encoded by the exons ATGTCTGCCTTTGTAGGAAAGTACGCTG ATGAACTGATCAAGAATGCCAAGTACATAGCCACACCGGGCAAGGGCATATTAGCCGCCGACGAGAGCACCGGAACCATCGGAAAACGCCTTTCCAGCATAAACGTGGAGAACATTGAATCCAACCGCCAAGCCCTCCGTGAGCTTCTCTTCACCGCCCCTTCCGCCCTTCAATACCTCTCCGGTGTCATCCTCTTCGAGGAAACCCTCTACCAGAAAACATCCGACGGCAAGCCCTTCGTCGATGTCCTCCAAGAAAACGGTGTACTTCCAGGAATCAAGGTCGATAAGGGTACCGTAGATCTCGCTGGGACCAATGGAGAGACCACCACTCAGGGGTTCGACTCGCTCGGCATTCGATGCCAACAGTTCTACAAGGCCGGAGCCCGGTTCGCCAAGTGGCGGGCGGTTCTCAAGATTGGTGTCACTGAGCCTTCTGAGTTGAGTATTCAGCAGAATGCGCAGGGGTTGGCTCGTTATGCGATAATCTGTCAGGAAAACGGGCTGGTGCCGATTGTGGAGCCGGAGGTACTGACGGATGGGAGCCATGATATTCAGAAATGCGCTGCCGTGACTGAAACTGTTCTTGCGGCGGTTTACAAGGCGCTGAATGAGCAGCATGTGCTGTTGGAAGGGACCCTTCTGAAGCCTAACATGGTTACTCCTGGCTCCAACAGCCCCAAG GTGACTCCGGAGGTGATTGCGGATTACACAGTGACAGCTCTCCGTCGAACCGTGCCCCCAGCGGTGCCAGGGATCGTGTTCTTATCAGGTGGGCAGAGTGAGGAAGAGGCGACGTTGAACTTGAACGCCATGAACAAATTGGATCATGTACTCAAGCCATGGACACTGTCATTCTCATTCGGGCGAGCTCTGCAGCAGAGCACGCTGAAGATATGGTCCGGGAAGAAGGAGAATGTGGAGAAAGCACAGGCAGCATTCTTGGAGAGGTGCAAAGCCAATTCCGAGGCCACGCTGGGGAAATACGGCGGGGGAAGCGGCGACAGTTTGGCTTCCGAGAGCTTGTACGAAAAGGGTTACAAGTATTGA